In Chaetodon auriga isolate fChaAug3 chromosome 9, fChaAug3.hap1, whole genome shotgun sequence, the genomic window TGGCTTGTTCCAAGATATTTCAAGTCATGTTATCTTCAGCACACGGCAGTAGCATAAGGTCGAATGAAGGTTTTAAAAGACTCAGAGTTATTGGCGTTTGTTTAAAATCAAGCCTTAAAAGTGAGGTTTACATAAAGCAGGTGGTGCTTCCTGAAGCAGCCAAAACAGATTACTTTGAGTCGACACAAATCTAGTGTTTACAGGTTTATGCAAAAATACAACTGTGATTATTTTAAATACGTTTTAATTAAGATGTCACAGTGCATGAGACCATGAGGAACAGTGGTCTGTGTAATTTTAAGCAAAACTATCTCACTGCACTGGTTGTTAAGCAGATTTAGATTTTAATAGTGTAATTTACTTTGATTTGCCAGAATTATTTCTATAGTTTGATCACAAttacatgtttaaaaaagaatgCATATAAGGCTTCTATAGTATAATCTCTAGTTCTGAGGTTTGCCTGCCTTTACAAGctttactggaaaaaaaaagcttttacagGCAGTGTGTTTGCTCAAAATACCTCTAAAAGACTGCTCTTTCCATGGCTGACTCATGTGAAGTCAACAATGTTTGCAAGCCCTCCAatcatgtgtgcagtgtgtgcactTGTGCAGCTATCCTTGTGAGGACGAATTTGTGTTTAAGACGTTtggagtgaggacattttttggCTGGTCCTCAATTTTAGACACgccttcaaagggctgtttgagggttgTGGTGGTTAATGCTAGGGTAAGGGGCCAGGGAATGCGTTATGTCagtgagtgtcctcacaaggggagaagtatgtgtgtgtgtgtgtgtgtgtgtgtgtgtgtgtgtgttaatgtgtgtttgtgaaggggAGGGGAAGGCTCTTTCTGCAGCAGCGTACTGTAGCTGCAGGTGAAGGCAACTCTCAGCTCTCAGGTGTCAGGACTGTAAACCGAAGTTTACTCTGAAAACTTCAGGTGAGTTAAATCATTCCTGTTTCATCTGCAGTGCCACCTGATTACTAACCTAATTACTTTGGTATCAGTGAAGTGATAGAACTTGTACATTAGTGGTGGCTGCGACTTGCTTCAGTATTCTTTATTACCTTTATGTtataatacatatatattcTTGTTGTAAATTTAAAGGCCTACATGTCACTTATCTAATGAAATTCCTTGTGGTATAACGGCTATATCTCTGTTATGTTAGAGAGTGTGTCTACACTTATgtaatattgtcttttttactTTATATGTACTATGACTGTTTCATCCTAGGCTTCTTTTAAATCAAGGATGAAGACTTTCTTTGCCATGGgcattttttaataaatgtttgGGCCAATATATTAACATCACCATGATTTCTTATTCCTCAGAATCTTTCGAATTACTCCTtaagaaatgtattttcattctCTATTCAAATTCCAATTATGTGACTTTTTGTATTGCCTTGTGTCTCACTCATTCCTTTTCTTAAAGCCTTTTTATGTCTTATGTAAAGAATGTCAGATTGCCTGGAAAGAAGCTATGCTAAAAATCTTACCTTGCCTTTCTGTTTCAGAGTCACTGTCTTAAGCCTTGAGTACCCACACAATGTCTTCACAGGAAAATGAGCCATTTCCTTCTAAAACGTAGTTATAATAAGGGATTACAATGTCTCCTTTTAAAGCAGGGAAATGAAAGGGATTTAAGTTTCGACATCTAAATCTGAATTTATCCTCGTGCAGGGTGTGTTTTGCTGATTTCATGGCTCTCCTCACCAATGTCACCATCCTGCTGGTCCTGGCTTGTATTTCCCATCAGCTGATGTTGAGCAGCTGTCATAAGAGCCATggacggagaggaagaggggtggacagaggacagcagaagGACAGGCCAGGGCTAAAGCTGGGCCGTCAACCCAAATCCGTCGCTGCACGACCAATTAAGGGCAAAATGGTCACCAAAGACAAATCGGAGTGTTCCTGGGCAGCGACAGGTGAGGACCTCTTCATCCTGACAGTCACCTGCAAGAAGGGCGACAGAAGGTTCAGCTGTGAGTACGTCGCCAGACCAGCTGTGTGTCCCCAGTACACCTCCAACGTCAAACTTTACTGGAAGCAAATGGCCAGGGCgctgaagaagcagaagaattTGTGCCAGGACAGTAGTGCGTTGGTCAGGGCAGGTATGTGCAGAGGAGCTGCCAGAGATGCTCATTTCAGACTCCGTGATGCACGGAGGAAGACTGACTCACCTTCCACCCCACGGCCTCTACCCAGAGCTGTCAAGTCCTGTCAGCCTAACAACAAGAAGCTGGCAGAGGAGTACTGCAACGACGCCTGGTCGAGTGTTTGCACATTCTTCTTTACTATGGTGCAGGATTATGATTGCTGAGGCAGCAAAAAGTGAAGAACTGAAATAAATTCAGCTCTCTATGCAGTCTCATCTGTACTTAATATAGATTCTTCACAGATATATTCTCACAGAATACTTTCAGTAGATTGTACTCATTTGAAGTATTTCTCCACATTGTTAACAGGGGATCTATCCCTCAATAAATGCCTTTTCTATCTATCTTTTGATGTTGCCCATGATTTGTCAGTTGCCCTTTCCCtctttgtgcacattttcatgtcagTAAATGCTTATTTTCCATAATACTCTTTTTATCCTTGATTCAAAAAACCTACTTAAACAAGCAACCTGTCTTGTCCTTTCAAAACAGTTTCTTTTATGTCAAAGCCCCTTCCTGTCTTTTCCAaatgtgtgcgcacatgctGAAGGTATTTGCTGGGAGATTAGCAGTTTGAGC contains:
- the fgfbp1a gene encoding fibroblast growth factor-binding protein 1, whose protein sequence is MALLTNVTILLVLACISHQLMLSSCHKSHGRRGRGVDRGQQKDRPGLKLGRQPKSVAARPIKGKMVTKDKSECSWAATGEDLFILTVTCKKGDRRFSCEYVARPAVCPQYTSNVKLYWKQMARALKKQKNLCQDSSALVRAGMCRGAARDAHFRLRDARRKTDSPSTPRPLPRAVKSCQPNNKKLAEEYCNDAWSSVCTFFFTMVQDYDC